One genomic region from Bacteroidales bacterium WCE2008 encodes:
- a CDS encoding 3-hydroxyacyl-[acyl-carrier-protein] dehydratase produces MNKEEIKQFLPHREPMLLVEECDMDENGVGHAKYRIKEDEFFTRGHFPGNPIVPGVIQCEIMAQSCAVLVKDDIPGHITLYAGIDKVRFKNVVKPGDLCEITCQLLEKRANLYFCSAKLEVGGKLCCKGEITFALVPIQQ; encoded by the coding sequence ATGAACAAAGAAGAAATCAAGCAGTTCCTGCCGCACAGAGAGCCGATGCTTCTCGTTGAAGAGTGCGATATGGACGAGAACGGCGTAGGACACGCCAAATACCGCATCAAGGAAGACGAGTTCTTCACAAGAGGGCACTTCCCTGGCAACCCTATCGTACCTGGAGTTATCCAGTGCGAGATCATGGCCCAGAGTTGCGCCGTCCTCGTCAAGGACGACATCCCGGGGCACATCACCCTCTATGCCGGAATCGACAAGGTACGTTTCAAGAACGTAGTAAAGCCAGGCGACCTCTGCGAGATTACCTGCCAGCTCCTTGAGAAGAGAGCCAATCTCTACTTCTGCAGCGCCAAGCTCGAAGTCGGAGGAAAGCTCTGCTGCAAAGGCGAAATCACTTTCGCTCTTGTACCTATCCAGCAGTAA